In Camarhynchus parvulus chromosome Z, STF_HiC, whole genome shotgun sequence, a genomic segment contains:
- the LOC115915713 gene encoding myogenesis-regulating glycosidase-like → MYTFLPENFTPVKQKPSKELRPMLGAILLGLILFIAAVVAWCYYTVSLRKAERLKTELMDLRADGFVIRNQHGEVVFRLAFRSGSLDLESCSKEGEILSCSRSSRGPLNFFIQTVKPKDTVMCYRVRWEELAAGPAVEHTMFWEDAHWYGGSEMSIQHWPIRLAGYQEPVPYVTSDVYSFRDSFGGILERYWLSSKAAAIKINDSVPFHLGFNATERALFFQARYKDSPYKPPPGQQPFPELSYRVCVGSDITSIHKYMVRRYFNKPSKIPAENAFRYPIWSTWALYKNDIDQDKLLRFAEKIKKYHFNCSHIEIDDMYTQAYGDFDFDPVKFPNVTEMFAKLREDGFKVTLWTHPFINYNSSNFGVGIERQLFIKEPSGRLPAMVEWWNGIGAILDFTNPAARDWFQSHLRQLRHKYGISSFKFDAGETSYLPKQFSTFRPLSDPSIWSRRYTEMAIPFYELAEVRVGYQSQNISCFFRIIDRDSVWGYELGLKSLIPTVLTISMLGYPFISADMIGGNFFPNKTNGAVEIPNRELYVRWLELSAFMPSMQFSIPPWLYDKEVVEIAQKFTQLHESLVAPLLLELAGEVTDTGDPIIRPIWWISPRDEATHRIDSQFLIGDTLMVAPVLEMGKQERDVYLPAGKWRSYKGELFEKTPVLLTDYPVDLDEVAYFLWVS, encoded by the coding sequence ATGTACACCTTCCTGCCAGAGAACTTCACGCCAGTGAAGCAGAAGCCTTCCAAGGAGCTGAGGCCGATGCTGGGTGCCATCCTGCTGGGCCTCATCCTGTTCATTGCAGCAGTGGTGGCCTGGTGCTACTACACGGTGTCCCTGCGGAAGGCGGAGCGGCTCAAGACGGAGCTGATGGACCTGCGGGCGGACGGCTTCGTCATCCGCAACCAGCACGGCGAGGTGGTGTTCCGGCTGGCCTTCCGCTCGGGCAGCCTGGACCTGGAGTCGTGCTCCAAGGAGGGCGAGATCCTGAGCTGCTCGCGCTCGAGCCGGGGCCCGCTCAACTTCTTCATCCAGACGGTGAAGCCCAAGGACACGGTGATGTGCTACCGCGTGCGCTGGGAGGAGCTGGCGGCCGGCCCGGCCGTGGAGCACACCATGTTCTGGGAGGACGCCCACTGGTACGGGGGCTCGGAGATGAGCATCCAGCACTGGCCCATCCGCCTGGCCGGCTACCAGGAGCCCGTGCCCTACGTGACCAGCGACGTCTACTCCTTCCGCGACAGCTTTGGCGGCATCCTCGAGCGCTACTGGCTCTCCTCCAAGGCGGCGGCCATCAAGATCAACGACTCCGTGCCCTTCCACCTGGGCTTCAACGCCACCGAGCGCGCCCTCTTCTTCCAGGCCCGCTACAAGGACTCGCCCTACAAGCCCCCACCGGGCCAGCAGCCCTTCCCCGAGCTCAGCTACCGCGTCTGCGTGGGCTCCGACATCACCTCCATCCACAAGTACATGGTGCGCAGGTACTTCAACAAGCCCTCCAAGATCCCTGCTGAGAACGCCTTCCGGTACCCCATATGGTCCACATGGGCCCTTTACAAGAATGATATCGACCAGGATAAACTCTTGCGGTTTGCTGAAAAGATCAAGAAGTACCATTTTAACTGCAGCCACATAGAGATCGATGACATGTACACCCAGGCCTACGGAGACTTTGACTTTGACCCTGTCAAGTTCCCCAACGTAACAGAGATGTTTGCAAAGCTGAGGGAAGATGGCTTTAAGGTCACTCTGTGGACTCACCCTTTCATAAATTACAATTCCTCCAATTTTGGTGTGGGGATTGAGCGTCAGCTGTTCATCAAGGAGCCCTCGGGGCGGCTGCCAGCCATGGTGGAGTGGTGGAACGGCATTGGGGCCATCCTGGACTTCACCAACCCAGCAGCCCGTGACTGGTTCCAGAGCCACCTGCGCCAGCTGCGGCACAAGTACGGCATCTCATCCTTCAAGTTTGACGCGGGCGAGACCAGCTACCTGCCCAAGCAGTTCAGCACCTTCCGCCCGCTGTCGGACCCCAGCATCTGGTCCCGGCGCTACACGGAGATGGCCATCCCCTTCTACGAGCTGGCCGAGGTGCGCGTGGGCTACCAGTCACAGAACATCTCCTGCTTCTTCCGCATCATTGACCGCGACTCTGTCTGGGGCTATGAGCTCGGCCTCAAGTCCCTCATCCCCACTGTCCTCACCATCAGCATGCTGGGGTACCCCTTCATATCTGCTGACATGATAGGAGGCAATTTCTTCCCCAATAAAACCAATGGGGCGGTGGAGATCCCCAACCGGGAGCTGTACGTGCGCTGGCTGGAGCTGTCGGCCTTCATGCCCTCCATGCAGTTCTCCATCCCGCCCTGGCTCTACGACAAGGAGGTGGTGGAGATCGCCCAGAAGTTCACGCAGCTCCACGAGTCCCTGGTGGCCccgctgctgctggagctggcgGGGGAGGTCACTGACACGGGCGACCCCATCATCCGTCCCATCTGGTGGATCTCGCCCCGCGACGAGGCCACTCACCGCATCGACTCCCAGTTCCTCATTGGGGACACCCTGATGGTGGCTCCTGTGCTGGAGATGGGCAAGCAGGAGCGCGATGTCTACCTGCCAGCGGGCAAGTGGCGCAGCTACAAGGGGGAGCTGTTTGAGAAGACCCCGGTGCTGCTCACCGACTATCCCGTTGACCTGGACGAAGTTGCCTATTTCCTCTGGGTTTCCTAA